Proteins co-encoded in one Strix uralensis isolate ZFMK-TIS-50842 chromosome 2, bStrUra1, whole genome shotgun sequence genomic window:
- the KCNE3 gene encoding potassium voltage-gated channel subfamily E member 3 — protein sequence MLQSRLSLAAAQAGRAPCLEGDMEEDNRTETWHQSLQAVLNALNQTLHGVILCPTDRPATTTATRNASARASRSGHNDNAYMYILFVMTLFAATVGSLILGYTRSRKVDKRSDPYHVYIKNRVSMI from the exons ATGCTCCAGTCCCGGCTCAGCCTggcagcagcgcaggcagggagGGCACCCTG CCTGGAGGGGGACATGGAGGAGGACAACCGGACGGAGACCTGGCACCAAAGCCTCCAGGCCGTGCTTAATGCCTTAAACCAGACCCTGCACGGGGTCATCCTCTGTCCCACCGACCGCCCTGCCACCACCACCGCCACCCGTAACGCCAGCGCCCGTGCCAGCCGTTCCGGCCACAATGACAACGCCTACATGTACATCCTCTTCGTCATGACACTCTTCGCCGCTACGGTGGGGAGCCTCATCCTGGGCTACACCCGCTCCCGCAAAGTGGACAAGCGTAGCGACCCATACCACGTCTACATCAAGAACAGGGTCTCCATGATCTGA